A genomic segment from Nicotiana tabacum cultivar K326 chromosome 9, ASM71507v2, whole genome shotgun sequence encodes:
- the LOC142163937 gene encoding uncharacterized protein LOC142163937, producing MGYWSPTGWTSPPFSLRARPADGGRLTFLVGQQKYIPPSKREELRGQFERLRQGHISVIDYEVRFTYLSHHAAIILLTDAERVRRFIVGLHPEIEVSMAREVEMGTPFHQVVDIARRIERIGNCSGEFAPKDKRPRQFGGFSGAPLGGKARPYFSAIPEITYRPPAIRGSSSGYSGYQGQVSGQQPTTLRDCFECGDLGHVKRFCPRLQGKVEQYDHRPMITAPATPPPAQPKAEVKWVGVVLEVKANQVVLRLDSMLSPPGQRYKTRADLLLLDMVDFEVILGMDWFSSYHAILYFHAKTVSLAMPEFPRLEWRGSSTGTSSQVISFLKARHMVEKGWLAYLAFVRDTTAETPMLDSVPVVREFSDVFPVDLPSMPPDRDIDFGIDLVPGTQPISTSPFRMAPNELRELKEKLWELLEK from the exons ATGGGATATTGGAGTCCAACGGGGTGGACTTCACCACCTTTCAGCTTGAGGGCAAGACCTGCGGATGGTGGCAGGCTTACCTTCTTAGTAGGCCAGCAG AAGTACATACCACCTTCTAAGAGAGAGGAGCTTCGGGGTCAGTTTGAGCGACTCCGTCAGGGTCATATATCTGTGATCGACTATGAGGTGAGATTCACTTACTTGTCTCACCATGCAGCTATTATACTCCTCACAGATgcagagagggtgcggaggttcatTGTAGGTCTACACCCTGAGATTGAGGTTTCTATGGCCCGTGAGGTAGAGATGGGGACTCCCTTTCATCAGGTTGTGgatatagctcggaggatcgagcgTATTGGCAACTGCAGCGGAGAGTTTGCGCCAAAGGACAAGCGGCCCCGGCAGTTTGGAGGATTCAGTGGCGCCCCACTTGGGGGTAAGG CACGACCCTACTTCAGTGCCATTCCAGAGATCACTTACCGTCCGCCAGCTATTcggggttcttccagtgggtattcaggctatcAAGGTCAGGTTTCAGGTCAGCAACCCACTACTTTGAGggattgttttgagtgtggggatctTGGCCAcgtgaagaggttttgtcccagacTTCAGGGCAAAGTCGAGCAGTATGACCATCGGCCCATGATTACCGCACCAGCTAccccaccgcccgctcagccaaaAGCGGAGGTCAAGTGGGTAGGGGTCGTCTTAGAGGTGAAGGCCAATCAGGTGGTGCTCCGGCTAGATTCTATGTTATCCCCACCAGGCCAGAG ATAcaagactagagcagatcttctattGCTCGATATGGTTGACTTCGaggttatcttaggcatggactggttttcCTCGTACCATGCCATTCTttatttccatgccaagactgtttccTTGGCGATGCCTGAGTTTCCcagattagagtggaggggttcaTCTACCGGTACCTCTAGCCAGGTTAtttctttcctgaaggctcgacatatggtcgagaagggttggtTGGCCTACTTGGCctttgttcgggatactactgcagagactcctatGTTAGATTCAGTGCCAGTGGTACGAGagttttctgatgtatttcctgttGATCTACCAAGTATGCCGCCGGATcgggatatcgattttggcattgatttggtgccaggaACCCAGCCTATTTCTACTTCACCTTTTCGTATGGCTCCCAATGAGCTGAGAGAGTTAAAGGAGAAGCTTTGGGAGTTGCTTGAGAAgtga